The DNA sequence GCACAGAACTGGGAAGACACCCGCCTCACCCTGCCAGTAACCGATTCACTGCACAGATGGAAGGGACTTTTCAGCGAGGCCGCAGTCACAGAAAAAAGGGAAATGTGGCTGAATACGGCGCTGAAAGACTTCCCTGTCAATCTCTTCATACAAAATGAGTTGTAATCAGGAGCGTTGAAATGAGTGCTGACGACAAGCGTGTTCGCGAATTCGCCTATCAGATCTGGGAGTCTGAAGGCAAACCGGAAGGCCAGGAGCAACGCCATTGGGAAATGGCGCGCAAACTGGCCGAAGCCGAAGCCCTGGCGCCGAGCAAATCACCCAGCCACAAGACCGCCGCCAAGGCCAAGCCTGGTGTGGCCGCTGCAGCCGCCAAACCCAAGCCCGCTGCCAAACCCGCTGCTGCGTCTGCGGCTGCCGCCACACCGGCTGCGGCCAAAAAGCCGCGAACGGCCAAAAAGCCGGCAGCGAGCTGAAGCCGCCACGTAGCAACGGACCTTCAGTCGATACCTGCTAGCCCCTCCGGCCTTGAACGGAGGGCTCCTGCACGCGTTCGCCTGAAAAACGCACGGGTGTCCACGCGCTGATTTTCATGCCACTGACCGCAGAGAAAGGACCATCATGACCACTCGGCCAAAGAAGCCCGAAAAGAAGCCCGACCCCAAACCCGCCGAGCCTTCGCGCATTCGCGAAGGCTTGCCCTTCCCGCTCGGCGCCACCTGGGATGGCCTGGGCGTGAACTTCGCACTGTTTTCCGCCAACGCCACCAAGGTCGAACTGTGTCTGTTCGACTCCAGCGGCGAGGTGGAACT is a window from the Pseudomonas sp. LS1212 genome containing:
- a CDS encoding DUF2934 domain-containing protein, whose amino-acid sequence is MSADDKRVREFAYQIWESEGKPEGQEQRHWEMARKLAEAEALAPSKSPSHKTAAKAKPGVAAAAAKPKPAAKPAAASAAAATPAAAKKPRTAKKPAAS